CATGGCGAGCCCTATGCCGGTGTTGCCGCTGGTCGCCTCCACCACCGTCTGGCCGGGCTTGAGCGCGCCGCTGCGTTCCGCATGCTCGATGATGGCAATGGCCAGCCGGTCTTTCACCGACGCAGCCGGGTTGAAGAATTCGGCCTTGACGTAAAGGGCGGCATGCCCAACGCCGAGATTGTTGATGCGGATCGCGGGCGTGTCGCCGATCGTGTCGAGCACGTTGTCAAAAAGTCGTCCGCGTCCGTTGGTGGTCCTCGATGCTTCCTTCGTAGTCATGGCGTCTCTCCATGTGTGCGCTGCGGCATCGTCTGGTGCTTTGCGTTTGCGCGGCGGATGCTAAAGTGCGCGCCGCGACGTGGCATGGGAGCCAGCGTTGGAGCGAGCATGGAATCGGACGGTTCCGCCGCAGATTCATTGATGTCGGGACTTGAACTCCGGCTGCTGGGACCGTTGACGGTGCTGCGCGCCGGTGCTGCGGCACAGCTTCCGCCGTCTCGCAAGGTGCGGATATTGATCGCCTATCTGGCGCTTTCTTCTCACCCGGTTACGCGAGAACGCCTGTGCGAGCTGCTGTGGCGGGTGCCGAACGATCCGCGCAGCGAATTGCGATGGTGCCTGAGCAAGCTGCGGCCGCTTCTTGACGAGCCCGGAAGGCGGCGCGTCATTGCCGACGACAACCGGGTTTCGCTGGATCTTCAGAACTGCGATGTCGATGCGCTGAGGCTTATGTCGGCCTTGCACGACGGCGCTGGACAGCTTGCCGACGATGAGCTGGCGTCACTTTCGGCGAAAGCGGCAGGCGACTTCCTCGAAGGGCTCGACGCCGACGGCAGCCCGGACCTCCAGCATTGGCTGATGGCGCGGCGCAGCGAGTTTCGCTCCCTGCGCGCAGAGATCGTCGCCGAGATCGGCAACCGGTCGACGCCGGGCACGCCCAGAGGGCTTGCCGCCGCACGCGACTGGGTGGAGAGCGCGCCACTGGACGCGCGCGCTCACCAGAGGTTCCTCGCCGAACTCTTCGATCGGCGCATGATCGAAGAAGGCGACCGGCATCTGGAAGCCGCGGCGCGGACTTTCGCGGAAGAAGGCATGGATTTCGCGCCGGCCAGGGCCGCCTGGACGGCAATGCGCGGCGGGAGCACGCCCGTGCCCGCGGCCGTCTTGCAAGCACAGGCCGTTCCGGTCGAGCGAGCGGCCGCGCGGCGCGCTTCCATCGCCATTATGCCCTTCACCGAGCTCGTGTCCGGCAGGCACGACCGCAGCGAACTGGGCAACGCACTTGCCCACGACGTCATCAGCCGGCTGGCGCGTCTGCGCAGCCTCTTCGTCATCGCGCGCGGTTCGGTTTTCGCCATAGCCGAGGAAACGCTGTCTTTGCGCGAGATCGGGGAGCGGCTGGCGATAGACTACGTCGCCACCGGCTATCTCGAGCGCCATGCAGACAGGGTCGTCATTGCTGTCGACATCGCAGAGGCGGCGACGTCACGCATCTTGTGGACCGAGCGCTTCGAGGCCGCTTCCTCGGTACATGTCGCCGTGCTCGATGATGTGTGCGACGGCATCGTCTCGTCGATCGCCTCGGAGATCGAGAATGCCGAGCGCAACCGCGCGATTCTGAAGCCGCCGGATTCGCTGGACGCCTGGGAATGCTACCATCGCGGCCTTTGGCATATGTATCGTTTCACTGCCGAGGAAAACGTCCGCGCAGCCGACTTCTTCCGGCAGTCGATAACCCTCGATCCGACATTCTCACGCGCCTATGCCGGTCTGTCCTTCACGCACTGGCAGAATGCCTTCCAGCGCTGGGACGACCGCACCGAACAGACGAAGCAGGCGCTGGAAACGGCGGGCCGCAGCGTGCTTGTCGACGATCACAATCCGGCGGCCCATTGGGCGATGGGCCGGGCGCTCTGGCTCTCGGGCGAAGTCTCCGAAGCGGTCCATGCTCTGGAGGAATGCGTGCAGTTGAGTCCGAATTTCGCGCTCGGGCACTACACCCTCGCCTTCGTGCATTCGCAGGCCGGCGATCCTGCGACCGCGATAGCCTCCTCTGACCACTCGCGTCTCCTGAGTCCCTGCGACCCGCTGCTGTTCGGCATGCTCGGCTCACGCGCGCTGGCGCTGGTACGCCTTGGAAATTATGCCGAAGCGGCCGAATGGAGCCTGAAGGCGGCGTCCCGCCCGAACGCCCATGTCCATATACTGGCCATAGCGGCCCATTGCCTGGCGCTTGCCGGACGGATCGAGGAGGCACGTACTCACGCCGCGCGGATCAGGCGGCAGAATCCCGGCTATGGCGTCGCGAACTTCCTCGACACTTTCCGCTTCGAGGAAGACGTGAATTCGCAGTACCGGAGTGCGGCGGGACTCATCGGCCTTTCGCCGTGATCGCGGTTTCTTATGCGCTGGCGTTATGCAGCCCGGACCTGCCGTGCGGCGAGGCACCAGTCGGCAACTGACTGCGCATCCGGCACGAGTTCCGTCGCGAGGCTCCCGGCAAAATCGAGGAAGGCGGGAAGGTTTCGCCCGTTGACGCCCACAAGCACGGGAAGGCCGCGATCGAGCGCGTCGGCGATCACCGCCGTCAGGCCCCGGCCCTCGGCCTCCTGCTTGCCGAATTTGTTCACGACCAGCAGTTCGGCTCCGTCCAGCGCCTGCGCCACCCAACTCACGGACTGTTCCAGTGCTCCGGCGTCCAGCCGGCAACCGCGCGCGCCTGCGCCGCGGTCGACGCTGATGCGCACCACCGGCCCGTCCGGCAGCAGCCGCAGGTCCATATCGCATTTGGGACGGTCGTCCCGCTCGATATTTGTCTGCACGGTGCCGGCAATGGCGAGGCGGCTTGCCTTGAGCCGTTCCACCACATCCGCCAGCAGAAGATCGATCCGGCCCCGGCCGGCGACGCTCACATAACCCAGCTTCACGGCGCTCTCCCCTGGCATTGGCAATCGGCTTGATCGTCACTCGTCTGCAAACGGCAGGAACTCCAGCAGATCGCCGCGCGCGACGCGGTCGGCCTCGGCGGGGATCAGAAGCAGGCCATCGGCTCCGGCCAGCAATGCCAGCCTGTGCGAGACAGCGGATGTGGCTATCTCTGCGATTCTGGTTCCGTGACCATCGTATCCGCCAAGACGGGCGGGCAGGAACTCGCAACGCCCCGGATATCGCGAACGCTCGAAGCCTGCGCGAACGATGAAGCGGCGGGGGCCGTTGCCGCGAATGCCGGCCAGCGCCTCCGCGATTCGTGCCCCGATCACATGCCAGGTTACAAACGCCGCGACCGGATTACCCGGCAGGCCAAGATAGAGTGCCCGGCCCAGCCGACCGATCACCAGAGGCTTGCCGGGCTTGACCGCCACTTTCATCACATGGATTTCGCCGCCCGCGGCACGCAACATGGCCGGCATATGGTCCTCGTCGCCGACCGACACGCCGCCGGTCGTGACGACGAGATCCGCATCGCTGGCAGCCTGTTGCAGCGTCTGCAACAAAAGGTCGGGCTTGTCGGGGACACTTCCCAGATCCAGCGGCTCCACCCAGGGAAGGTTGAGAGAGCCAGCCAGATGATACCGATTGGCGTTCCATATCTGCCCATGCGCCAGCGGCGTGCCGGGTGAGCGCAGTTCGGATCCCGTGCTGAAGAATGCAACCTTGATGCGACGCCGCACGGCGACATCGGCGCAACCTGCCCCGGCGAGCAGCGCCACCGCGCGCGGTCCTATGCGTCGCCCGGCGGACAGCAATTCCGCTCCCGCGACAAGGTCCTCGCCGGTGCGCCGGATGTTCTCGCCGTGCCGGGGACGCCGGTCTATGCGCACGACGCGCCCCTCCAGCAGCGTCATTTCCTGCATGACCACGGCATCGCATTCCGGCGGAACCGGCGCTCCGGTAAGGATACGCAAGGCGACACCCCGGAGCGACAGCTCAGCCCCCGTATCACCCGCCGCGATACGACCAGCCACCGGCAGCCGCCACGGCCCCTTGCCGGCAAGATCGGCAAGCCGGACCGCGTAGCCGTCCATGGCGGAACTGTCGAAATAGGGCAGTGATACGCCGGCCTCCACCCGTTCCGCCAAGACCCGGCCGTGCGCCCGCTCGAGCGGCATACGCTCGACCTCCTTCACCGGGCGGACCAGCGACATCGCCAGGCGAAGGGCAGCGTCGACGGATATCGGCCCGCCATTCTCCGGTGAAGCTTCACACCCGCAATAGAACGGGTCGGACAGGACAGCGACGGCGCTCATGCAGGTATCTTTGCCTCCATCCAGGGCGTTTCGGCGAGGACGATGCCGGTCACATCCGCTCGCGCCGCCAGCTCCTCGACATAGGTGCGGCTGGCGCGCACCCAGTCCGCTTTCTCCTGCGCCTCGCGCAGATGCGGCAGTACCGCCGCGAACGGCAGAATTTCCCCGCGCGCCCGCGCGTCCAGCCGGATCAGATGGAAGCCATATCGGCTTTCCACCGGTTCCCGGGAGATAGCGCCTTCCTCCATACCGGCAAGAGCGGCCTCGAATTCCGGCACCGTGTCGCCCGAAGCAAGCTGCCCGAGAAGGCCGCCATTGCTTCGAGACGGACAGGCGCTATGCTCGGTCGCAAGAGC
The window above is part of the Rhizobiaceae bacterium genome. Proteins encoded here:
- a CDS encoding transcriptional regulator, giving the protein MSGLELRLLGPLTVLRAGAAAQLPPSRKVRILIAYLALSSHPVTRERLCELLWRVPNDPRSELRWCLSKLRPLLDEPGRRRVIADDNRVSLDLQNCDVDALRLMSALHDGAGQLADDELASLSAKAAGDFLEGLDADGSPDLQHWLMARRSEFRSLRAEIVAEIGNRSTPGTPRGLAAARDWVESAPLDARAHQRFLAELFDRRMIEEGDRHLEAAARTFAEEGMDFAPARAAWTAMRGGSTPVPAAVLQAQAVPVERAAARRASIAIMPFTELVSGRHDRSELGNALAHDVISRLARLRSLFVIARGSVFAIAEETLSLREIGERLAIDYVATGYLERHADRVVIAVDIAEAATSRILWTERFEAASSVHVAVLDDVCDGIVSSIASEIENAERNRAILKPPDSLDAWECYHRGLWHMYRFTAEENVRAADFFRQSITLDPTFSRAYAGLSFTHWQNAFQRWDDRTEQTKQALETAGRSVLVDDHNPAAHWAMGRALWLSGEVSEAVHALEECVQLSPNFALGHYTLAFVHSQAGDPATAIASSDHSRLLSPCDPLLFGMLGSRALALVRLGNYAEAAEWSLKAASRPNAHVHILAIAAHCLALAGRIEEARTHAARIRRQNPGYGVANFLDTFRFEEDVNSQYRSAAGLIGLSP
- a CDS encoding DUF2478 domain-containing protein, which translates into the protein MKLGYVSVAGRGRIDLLLADVVERLKASRLAIAGTVQTNIERDDRPKCDMDLRLLPDGPVVRISVDRGAGARGCRLDAGALEQSVSWVAQALDGAELLVVNKFGKQEAEGRGLTAVIADALDRGLPVLVGVNGRNLPAFLDFAGSLATELVPDAQSVADWCLAARQVRAA
- a CDS encoding molybdopterin molybdotransferase MoeA, yielding MSAVAVLSDPFYCGCEASPENGGPISVDAALRLAMSLVRPVKEVERMPLERAHGRVLAERVEAGVSLPYFDSSAMDGYAVRLADLAGKGPWRLPVAGRIAAGDTGAELSLRGVALRILTGAPVPPECDAVVMQEMTLLEGRVVRIDRRPRHGENIRRTGEDLVAGAELLSAGRRIGPRAVALLAGAGCADVAVRRRIKVAFFSTGSELRSPGTPLAHGQIWNANRYHLAGSLNLPWVEPLDLGSVPDKPDLLLQTLQQAASDADLVVTTGGVSVGDEDHMPAMLRAAGGEIHVMKVAVKPGKPLVIGRLGRALYLGLPGNPVAAFVTWHVIGARIAEALAGIRGNGPRRFIVRAGFERSRYPGRCEFLPARLGGYDGHGTRIAEIATSAVSHRLALLAGADGLLLIPAEADRVARGDLLEFLPFADE